A single region of the Dromaius novaehollandiae isolate bDroNov1 chromosome 27, bDroNov1.hap1, whole genome shotgun sequence genome encodes:
- the CDK18 gene encoding cyclin-dependent kinase 18 — MNKMKNFKRRFSLSVPRTETIEESLTEFTEQFNQLNNRRNEDLAQGHLQLGHLGRDFRAGTTPISPSEVEGPSPMAVRYRNSNQRRFSMEDVNKRLSLPMDIRLPPEFLQKLQMDSPEFPKPLSRMSRRASLSDIGFGKLETYVKLDKLGEGTYATVFKGRSKLTENLVALKEIRLEHEEGAPCTAIREVSLLKNLKHANIVTLHDIIHTERSLTLVFEYLDNDLKQYLDNCGSLMSMHNVKIFMFQLLRGLSYCHGRKILHRDLKPQNLLINERGELKLADFGLARAKSVPTKTYSNEVVTLWYRPPDVLLGSTEYSTPIDMWGVGCIHYEMVTGRPMFPGSTVKEELHLIFRLLGTPTEDTWPGITSNEEFKAYNFTQYRAQPLINHAPRLDSEGIDLLMSLLLFEAKSRISAEAALRHAYFKSLGERVHLLPDNVSIFSLKEIQLQKDPGYRGSAFQQSARGKNRRQSIF, encoded by the exons aCCTAGCCCAAGGGCACTTGCAGCTGGGACACCTGGGCAGGGATTTCCGAGCAGGCACCACCCCTATTTCCCCCTCTGAGGTGGAAGGCCCATCCCCGATGGCTGTGCGCTACCGAAACAGCAACCAACGCCGCTTCTCCATGGAG GATGTCAACAAGCGTCTCTCCCTGCCCATGGATATCCGCCTGCCCCCGGAATTCTTGCAGAAGTTGCAGATGGACAGTCCGGAGTTCCCCAAGCCCCTCAGCAGGATGTCCCGACGGGCTTCCCTC TCAGATATCGGGTTCGGGAAGCTGGAAACCTATGTTAAACTGGACAAACTGGGAGAG gGCACTTACGCCACTGTCTTCAAGGGGCGCAGCAAGCTGACAGAAAATCTTGTTGCACTGAAGGAGATTCGCCTGGAGCACGAGGAGGGGGCACCTTGCACAGCCATACGGGAAG TGTCCCTGCTGAAAAACCTGAAGCATGCCAACATCGTGACCTTGCATGACATCATCCACACGGAGCGCTCCCTCACCCTCGTCTTTGAGTACCTG GACAATGACCTCAAACAGTACCTGGATAACTGTGGGAGCCTGATGAGCATGCACAATGTGAAG ATCTTCATGTTTCAGCTGCTGCGTGGCCTGTCTTACtgtcatggaagaaaaatcctgcACCGAGACCTCAAACCCCAGAACCTGCTCATCAATGAGAGAGGAGAGCTCAAGCTGGCTGACTTTG GACTAGCCAGAGCCAAGTCAGTCCCTACAAAAACATATTCCAATGAGGTGGTCACACTGTGGTACCGGCCCCCAGACGTCCTTCTAGGATCTACTGAATATTCCACTCCCATCGATATGTG GGGCGTGGGCTGCATACACTACGAGATGGTCACCGGACGGCCCATGTTCCCTGGCTCCACGGTGAAAGAAGAGCTGCATTTAATCTTCAGGCTGCTGG GAACCCCAACGGAAGACACCTGGCCTGGAATAACATCCAACGAGGAGTTTAAGGCTTACAATTTCACACAGTACCGAGCCCAGCCATTAATAAATCACGCCCCAAG GCTGGACTCGGAAGGCATTGACTTGCTGATGAGTCTCCTTCTG TTTGAAGCCAAAAGCCGGATTTCAGCGGAGGCAGCTCTGCGGCATGCTTATTTCAAGAGCCTTGGGGAACGGGTACACCTCCTCCCTGACA ATGTCTCCATCTTCTCCTTGAAGGAGATCCAGCTTCAAAAGGACCCAGGCTACCGAGGCTCAGCCTTTCAGCAGTCAG cCCGAGGGAAGAACAGGAGGCAGAGTATATTTTAA